The DNA segment CGGACCAAATTCGGCATACAGCCAGCCGCCGCTGGCGCCGCCGATAAAGGCGCCGATGAATTGGGCACTGGAATAAATCCCCATCGCCGTGCCTTTCAAATCGCCTGGCGCGGTCTTGGAAATCAGCGACGGCAAGGTCGCCTCCAGCAAATTGAAGCCACAGAAGAACACCCACAAGCAAACGATCAAACCGATCAACTGCCCGTGCAACAGCACAAAACCCAGATTAGCAAGAATCAGCGAGACGATGGCACCGACAAAGACTTTTTTCATCTTCCGCTTTTTCTCGGCAATAATCACGAACGGAATAATCGCCGCCATCGACGTCACCAACACCGGCAAATAGACCTGCCAGTGGCTGCCACCGCCCAAGCCGGCGTCGCGCATCAGTAGCGGCACCACCACGAAGCTGGCCATCAAAATTAGATGCAATGCAAAAATACCATAATTCAAGCGCAGCAGATCGGGGTTCTTGATCACCGAACCCAGCTCCGACGGGATATATTCGGCATCGCGGTGTATAGTGATTTTTTGCGGGTTTGGCACGACGAACAGGATCACCAATACCGCCAGCGCGGCCAGGATCGCAATCAGCCAGAAAATACCGCTGATGCCGAAATGATGCGCAATCACCGGCCCTATCGTCATCGCCACCCCAAACGAAACCCCGATGCTGGCGCCTATGGTCGCCATGGCTTTGGTGCGATTGACCTCCTGGGTCAAATCCGCCAGCAAGGCCATCACCGCCGCCGAAACCGCGCCGCACCCCTGCAAGGCGCGTCCAACCAGCACGCCGTAAATATCGGTCGCCAGCGCCGCCACTACGCTACCCAGCAAAAACAGCAGCAAACCAATGACGATGATAGCCTTGCGGCTAAAACGGTCGGACAGCAAACCAAACGGTATTTGTAAAACCGCCTGAGTCAGCCCATAAATACCCATGGTCAAACCGACCAGTTTGGGCGTGGAGCCCGGCATTTGTTCGGTGAACAAAGACAACACCGGTAACAACATGAACAATCCCAGCATCCTGAGCGAATAGATACTAGCCAGCGAAACCGTCGCCCGCTTTTCCATGCTCGTCATTGCGCCCGAAACATCCTGAACCTGTGTCAAACCCCAACTCCCCTTTGCCTTGAATCGTTAAAGGTGGCTATAGTACCAGTTTATTGGCATCGCGCTCCAGCGTGGGAGTGCCACTCAAGCAGTATTTGCCAACGATTTTCGCATGTTAGAATGCTGCTAATTCCACCCATAGGAAACCAAATATGACCGCAATCATGTTCGATACCCATGAATTTATTAAAGAACTTAAAGGGGCGGGATTTAGCGAAGAACAAGCTGAAATCATCACCAAACTGCAAAAATCCGCTATTGCCGCAACCTTGGAGCAAGCAAAACATGATTATGATTTAGACGATCTGGCAACTAAACGCGATTTGAAGGAATTGGAATCCGGCCTGAAGCGGGACATCAAGGAACTTGAATTGAAGCAAGACGCCAAACTGGCCGAAACCAAAAGCGAATTGATCCGCTGGATAGTCAGCGTGGGCTTGTTACAGACCGCCTTGATTTCGGCGTTGTTGCTTAAATTGAGTGCGTTGGGCTAAGGCTAATAAATAGGATGTGCTGAACGCAGTGAGGCGCATCGGTCGCGATTAATTCTCGCTTTGCATAGGCAGCCTAGAGGGTACCCACCTTATTGAGTTGGAAGCCATGAGTAAAATCTTATCCTTGCTTAAAGCTAATATGGGCATAGTAATCCTATTTACTATTGCAACCCTTTTATGTAGTCAGCGACTCACGGCCTACATCATCATTC comes from the Methylomonas sp. LL1 genome and includes:
- a CDS encoding MFS transporter; protein product: MTSMEKRATVSLASIYSLRMLGLFMLLPVLSLFTEQMPGSTPKLVGLTMGIYGLTQAVLQIPFGLLSDRFSRKAIIVIGLLLFLLGSVVAALATDIYGVLVGRALQGCGAVSAAVMALLADLTQEVNRTKAMATIGASIGVSFGVAMTIGPVIAHHFGISGIFWLIAILAALAVLVILFVVPNPQKITIHRDAEYIPSELGSVIKNPDLLRLNYGIFALHLILMASFVVVPLLMRDAGLGGGSHWQVYLPVLVTSMAAIIPFVIIAEKKRKMKKVFVGAIVSLILANLGFVLLHGQLIGLIVCLWVFFCGFNLLEATLPSLISKTAPGDLKGTAMGIYSSAQFIGAFIGGASGGWLYAEFGPASVFVFSAIVAASWALIALFMSPPRYLANLLLSLQAIKPERGAEFSRQLLTINGVEEVRLHFEENTAYLKVDSQQLNKDQLNIFLRQWQ
- a CDS encoding coiled-coil domain-containing protein, translated to MTAIMFDTHEFIKELKGAGFSEEQAEIITKLQKSAIAATLEQAKHDYDLDDLATKRDLKELESGLKRDIKELELKQDAKLAETKSELIRWIVSVGLLQTALISALLLKLSALG